The sequence GGTACGGTGTCGGTGCCCCGACACGGCCCGCGGACGGATCCCCCATCGTTCCGCCGCACGTGCCGCAGGTCGCCGGCGACGCACCGGTCCGGCCTGACCGGCGAGCGTCACGCGGCGCGCGGGCGCCTCGCCATGCCCGGGACCACGGACCTCCGCCGCCTTCGCTTCTTCGTCGAGCTCGCCGGCGACCCGCACTTCGGACGGACCGCCAAGCGGCTGCACATCTCGCAGCCCGCGTTCAGCCAGCAGCTGCGCCGGCTCGAGGGCGAGCTGGGCATCACGCTGTTCGAGCGCACGGTGCGGGGCGCGGCGCTGACCCCCGAAGGGGCACGACTGCTGCCCCTGGCCCGGGACCTGCTCGCGCGCGCGGACCGCTTCAACGCGACGGCGCGGGAGCTCGCCGGCGACGCGACGGCGCCCGCTCGGCGGGTGCGCTCCGCGGTCCCGGGCGCGTCGGGCTCGCCCGCGCGCTGAGCGGGCGACCGGCGACGCCGAGCGGGCGGCCGCCAGCTCGACGCGGGCCGCGGGCCTAGGCGCGCGAGCGGTACGCGCGCGACGTCAGCGGCACGAAGACCGCCGTCAGCGCCGCAGCCTCGGCGAGCACGAGCGCCACGTCGCCGGCGTCGGCGCCGCCGCCCATCAGGCCGCGGACGGCCGTGGCGACGTGCGACACCGGGTTGACGCCGACGAACCACTCCAGGACGGCCGGCAGCGTCGCCGGGTCGACGAAGACGTTCGAGAGGAAGACGAGCGGGAACATCACCATGAAGCCGCCGTTCATCACCGCGTTCGGCGACCGCAGCACGATGCCCAGCAGCGCGAAGACCCACGCCAGGCCGAAGGCGAGCAGCGCCACGAGCGCGAGCGCCCCGAGGACGCCGAGCACGCCGCCGTCGGCGTCGTAGCCCAGGGCCAGCCCCAGCACGACCGTCACGGTCGCGGCGACGAGGTAGCGCGCCAGGTCGCCGACCGCCGCGCCCACGAGCGGCGCCGGCGCCCAGACGGGCAGCGTGCGGAAGCGGTCCACGACGCCCTTGCTCATGTCCGTCGCCAGCGTGACGCCGGAGTAGACCGTCGTGAAGAGCACGGACTGCACGACGACGCCGGGCAGCACGAACTGCAGGTACGCGTCCGTGGACCCCGCCATCGCGCCGCCGAACAGGTAGACGAACATCACGAGGAACAGCACGGGCGTGATGGTCACGTCGAGCAGCTGCTCGGGCACGTGGCGGATGCGGCGCATCGCCCGCCAGGCGAAGGCCAGGCACGCGCCGAGCGCGCTCGCGCCGTGCGGCCGCTCGGCCGGGGCGAGCACGGCCTCCAGGTCCAGCCGCGCCGGCGCGGGCGGCGGCGTCGGGGCGCGGCCGTCGAGGGCCGCGGGGGGCGTCGTGGCGCTCATGCGGCCACCTCCTCGTGCTCGGCGTCCGCCGGTCGTCCGGTGAGCGCCA comes from Patulibacter sp. SYSU D01012 and encodes:
- a CDS encoding LysR family transcriptional regulator, whose translation is MPGTTDLRRLRFFVELAGDPHFGRTAKRLHISQPAFSQQLRRLEGELGITLFERTVRGAALTPEGARLLPLARDLLARADRFNATARELAGDATAPARRVRSAVPGASGSPAR
- a CDS encoding ABC transporter permease, with translation MSATTPPAALDGRAPTPPPAPARLDLEAVLAPAERPHGASALGACLAFAWRAMRRIRHVPEQLLDVTITPVLFLVMFVYLFGGAMAGSTDAYLQFVLPGVVVQSVLFTTVYSGVTLATDMSKGVVDRFRTLPVWAPAPLVGAAVGDLARYLVAATVTVVLGLALGYDADGGVLGVLGALALVALLAFGLAWVFALLGIVLRSPNAVMNGGFMVMFPLVFLSNVFVDPATLPAVLEWFVGVNPVSHVATAVRGLMGGGADAGDVALVLAEAAALTAVFVPLTSRAYRSRA